TTTGCCATCCGTGAGGGCGGAAGGACCGTCGGCGCAGGTGTGGTGTCGGAAATAATCAAGTAGGCAAAGGAAAAAATATAATGCGGGAAATCATAACCTTGGCCTGTTCCGATTGCAGGAACAGAAACTATACAACGACGAAGAATAAAAAAGCCATGAGTGAGAAGCTGGAATTAAAAAAATACTGTTCCACCTGCAACAGGCACACGGTTCACAAGGAGACCAAATAAGAAAATTACAGGCCAGTAGCTCCAACGGTTAGAGCACCGGACTCCAAATCCGGGTGTTGGGGGTTCGAATCCCTCCTGGCCTGCCAGATGAATTCTGAGGAGAAAAATGGCAAAGAACTTCAAGGAGAGGTTATACGGAAGACTGCCAGGTGTTCGATCGACGATGGAGACTGCGAAAGATGTGAGGAAGCCTTCGCTCCCGCTGGTTGCGAGAGTAAAGAATTTTCTCTCTGAGTTCAGGGCGGAAATGAAAAAGGTCACCTGGCCAACGAGGAAAGAGACGCTGGGAACAACTGTAGTCGTTATCATATGCGTTCTTATCATAGTTCTTTTTCTTGGCCTCGCTGATTTTGGCATTGGAAGAGGAATTCAGTCGTTCCTTAGGTATTAAACAAAGAGGCAAAAATGTCCAAAAAGTGGTTTGTCGTCCAGACATACTCTGGATATGAGAAGAGAGTTGAGGAGGCGCTGCGGAGAAAAATCAAGTCCGAAGGAGTCGAAGATTCTTTCGGCGACATCCTCATTCCGTCGGAAACGGTAATCGAGGCAAAAAAGGGAGACAAAAAGACCGTGGAGAAGAGCTTCTTCCCGGGATATCTTCTCGTCCAGATGGAGATGAATGACAGGACCTGGCACCTCGTCCGGAGGACTCCACGGGTGACCGGCTTCGTTGGCGGTCAGACACCGCAGCCCATACCGGAGGAAGACGTGGTGGAGATCACCAATTTGATGGCCGAAGGACGACTCAAGCCAAAACCGAAGATTCACTTTGAAGCGGGGGAAACGGTGCGCGTCGTTGACGGGCCCTTTTCAAACTTCATGGGAACCGTTGAAGAAATCCTCGAGGAAAAGGGGAAAGTGGTGATATCGGTTTCCATATTTGGGAGGCCAACCCCGGTAGAGGTTG
The window above is part of the Deltaproteobacteria bacterium genome. Proteins encoded here:
- the rpmG gene encoding 50S ribosomal protein L33, whose translation is MREIITLACSDCRNRNYTTTKNKKAMSEKLELKKYCSTCNRHTVHKETK
- the secE gene encoding preprotein translocase subunit SecE is translated as MAKNFKERLYGRLPGVRSTMETAKDVRKPSLPLVARVKNFLSEFRAEMKKVTWPTRKETLGTTVVVIICVLIIVLFLGLADFGIGRGIQSFLRY
- the nusG gene encoding transcription termination/antitermination protein NusG; translation: MSKKWFVVQTYSGYEKRVEEALRRKIKSEGVEDSFGDILIPSETVIEAKKGDKKTVEKSFFPGYLLVQMEMNDRTWHLVRRTPRVTGFVGGQTPQPIPEEDVVEITNLMAEGRLKPKPKIHFEAGETVRVVDGPFSNFMGTVEEILEEKGKVVISVSIFGRPTPVEVDFTQVEKS